The Solanum pennellii chromosome 4, SPENNV200 genomic interval TTTATTCTCATAAACAGGCAACATCAGGTGGACGATTAGCAGCTGCTCGTGATGCAAGATCATTAACAACTGCAATTAAGAATATTAATGCAAAGCTTGGACCATTGGAGGTTGAGAAAAAGATAGAAGTCAATCCGGAGTTGACAGAACAAAAAGGAGAGGGAACGGATGTATCCAACAAGAATGAAAAGTCTCCAGACTCACCCAAGACTCAGCATGACCTTGCACCTACGCCCTCCAAAGTGGAGTCACCTACCAAATCAGTGGATGTTGTGGAACCAACTAGCAAAGCACAAGTGCAAGAAGACTCAATAGATATATCCTCCAACAAACATAGGAGCACCGAACCTCCGGTAAAAAATGTATTATCTCCAACAGCGCTTAATGAAGAATCTTCTAAGTCACCTGAGGACGTCACAACTTCCTCATCCAAAAGTGAAGAGTCTACACTATCCCCCATGAAACACAAAGACTCTTCCTCACCTGAAATCGATACACATGAAACTAAAGAGTCTACGCCATCACCCAAAAAACAACATGACTCCACTGCTTCCTCACCCAAAATGAGTACACATGAGCCTAATCCATCACCAAAACAACACCATGACTCCACAGCTTCCTCACCTAAAATGAGTACACATGATCCTAATCCATCACCAAAAAAACACCATGACTCCACAGCTTCCTCACCCAAAATACATGACTCTACTCCATCACCAAAGAAACACCACGAGTCTACAACTTCCTCACCTAAAACGGGTAAGCATGAGTCTACTCCACCAAAGAAACACCATGAGTGTGCATCTTCCTCACCTAAAACGGGTACACATGAGTCAACGACATCACCAATGAAACACCATGACTCCACAACTTCCTCACCTAAAATGGTTACTCATGAATCTACTCCATCACCGAAAAAACACCATGACTCCACAACTTCTTCACCTAAAGTGAGTACACATGAGTCTACATAATAACCAAAGAAACACCACGACTCTAAGCCTTCACTCGAAATGGAGTATGCAaaaagtgaagagtctattCCATCAACCAATAACCATTAGGACTCCACGACTTAGGGAGTCAAGGTTGAGTGACATGCAAACTTAGGATTTTGTGGAGGAATGAACTTCAAAAGTGGAGTCTGCAAGGCCACACCTCAGTATCAACAAATTCCAtcatcaaaaagaaaagaagagccTAAGTCAACAATCGAAAGTAGATGAACGTGTAGCAACCAAATGAAGTACATACTTGAAATAGTCAAACGATGTAGAAAAAATGAAGTTAATTTTGATCTTTATAGCAATCTTTACCATATAGAAAGAGGAAAAGGTTTTTTCACCATCTGTCCATTGTCAATGGTGGCTAGctcaattttttttgcaaaacttaTGATTTTATAATCATTTTAGGCTTTGTATAGGTatcctatataaatattttagtacTTCAGAATCAGGAAAATATTGAAACTCAACCACACAAGAAACAACATACAAACATGTATAAAAGAAGACCAAGATCAAGGGAACAAGTGTGCAGCTGAATACGCCCAAAACTCGTCCTAAAAAGGATAAGCAGTAGCTGCAAATATATTTTGGTTTTTAAGTCCGTAGTGAGTCCCACGGACAACTAATATTTAGGTATTCGATATCGCTAACAAATATCaaagcaataaaaaaaatattaactaaaagAATGGGTTGACTTCAAGATTATGGAGGCCTAGAGTTATGATTCCCCAATTGTCAGATTATTTCTCACTTCTTTAGCTATAGTTTCATCGAACTAATCTCTAACAAGTAACAATCATGAATATTCACTTAGATTGCGTCAAAGCTTTGTTATAACAGACAAATTGTTTAATGAAACTACCTTTTGAAATTAAGCACCCAGTAATTTAACTTCAAACTTCAATCAACAATCTTTAAATTACAACAAATTACAacaaattataaactctaattccccTAACTCAAAAACACAAGCCCCCAAAGCTTATGTACCCAAACAATCTTTGAGTTGCCCCCAACTAGAAGATTAAACTTCACTAAAAATTAACCTAAACTGCTTCTCACaaaaactcacaaaataaaatctcaCAATTATTTTTGCAGCACTTAAATAAGTAATCAAAACTCTCTCAACAATTGATTGTGTCTCTCTATATTAAGTGATGGAAAATCcttgctctatttatagacttCAATAGAGCAAGAATCATTTTCCTGTGTCAACTCTACTTCAATATGTTTTCCTGTTTCAAaacaattcttcttctttttgttgcgttttatttgtcctgattttttaccataaatatgttttccttttaagaaaaggttttggattgactaattcttttcttgtaggaaaaggtttaggactctataaatagagaaatgttccttctaacttaatcagcattcacaatgtagtcttaaaagctttgagagtttttggttagggggagaaattgtgggtcacaagcttgatacgttatcacttgtgtgaacctcccatgtattatgagtgaatttggttgaggttgtttctctctgtattttgtactctcatatttatagtggattgctcatctcctttgtggacgtaggtcgattgaccgaaccactttttaaatctttgtgtttatgatatatttctcgttgtcttcttactcgtggtctttcgagatttgcattgctagcttccgcgttacacctgcttattttcagtcctaacaagtggtatcagaacAAGATTCAATGATGaagtcaggttcagtggttcgataatcgattatTGAACCAGAGTTAGAAAGAGGCGTTCATCTTGACGAGTGTAGTTCTAGCCCCTAccttttttgacagtaatgaagaattttgttggagaaattatttcagagatgttctctgtgttgagacgtaaattttgcaaaggagattatagAGAgtagaagcaagttgttgaagattaagtaaagaaggtggacaaatttattttgttagaaattcATGCCAAGGGgtagatttgttgggttttatttgtcctgatttcttaccataaataggttttccttgtaggaaaaggttttggattgactaattcttttcttgtaggaaaatgtctaggactctataaatagaggaatgttccttctaacttaatcagcattcacaatgtagtcttaaaagctttgagagttttggttagggggagaaattGGGGGTCACAAaattgatacgttatcacttgtgtgaacctcccatgtattatGAGTAAATTTGGTtaaggttgtttccctctgtattttgtactctcatatttatagtggattgctcatctcctttgtggacgtaggtcgattgaccgaaccacgttaaatctttgtgttttttagtatatttctcgttgtcttcttactcgtgctCTTTCGAgatttgcattgctagcttccgcgttacacctgcttatttatGGTCCTAACACTTTTAAGGACTTGAACATGCTTTATTCGAATAACACACGGTTTAAATACTTTACCGGTATTCACATTTACATATGATCTAACAAATTCTCCATTTTAAGTAATGACAAATCAGTTAAAGTAATAGCATGGAACAGATGGATCGTTCAGTTCATCAGCTAAAAATATTCTCCATAACAATTAATTGGATGAAGTGAAATTAACAATTCCATCAAAGTTCGATCCATGAAGTTTGCCTCAGTCACAACCTCTTATTATGTACGACATCGAAAAGAAGCCTATGTAAGGGAAGCATAGCACCTTTATTGTCAGAGTATAATCCTCTAGTGTAGGATCATTTGATAATATTCTACATACTTCCAAGGCATTTGGCAGTCCGCACAATTTCTCTTCACATACTGATAGTGGCACCATCCAGAGTTTTGAATGACAGTACTTCTGAGATAATAGACGTTGTAAGAGTGACTACACTAGAGATAGACGATGTAACAAAGCCAATAACAAGACCAActcaattcaaattcaaacaacGAACAAATCTATTTCACTAACTCGTAATTAGAATTACAAAGGAATTTAAGAACTTAATAGAAATTGAAGACCACAAGtagaagaaaaaagatgatGAGAAGTAGAACTCATAGAAAGGGGATAAGAGGGTAGACACTTTTCTCAACAAATTGCATAACCCTCTTTTGCTCTCACTATTGTTTATTTATCAACCCGAATCCCATACATGGACACTTAATTTGGTGTTGGGCCGCTTTGCTAATACTTGTC includes:
- the LOC107017403 gene encoding proteoglycan 4-like, whose amino-acid sequence is MLEASSNMDPPRNEGDMKPTNLEEVKEEGPLFSCNLFDAEMVRKVAQEFLTGLASACVDNTTGGLFKSPASMAVDIRREMVDYLIQRSETFVAESVVLEGGTETIVSDNPYDNISDFIDDFGQSKRNFFSKVSGWLLSERREDRIDDFVQEMEINGFWLMARRETVAQTVIRNVDFKNTFHCNMKFKSEEELARHVISCGFREIHCENEGCNARFSAAQHEQHDSECPFKILQCEQKCPEMLMRREMDRHCITICTMKLVNCSFYPVGCQSTVPQCKADEHRKENLQSHLVYILKLIYKEASSEALKKRAQQLEQATSGGRLAAARDARSLTTAIKNINAKLGPLEVEKKIEVNPELTEQKGEGTDVSNKNEKSPDSPKTQHDLAPTPSKVESPTKSVDVVEPTSKAQVQEDSIDISSNKHRSTEPPVKNVLSPTALNEESSKSPEDVTTSSSKSEESTLSPMKHKDSSSPEIDTHETKESTPSPKKQHDSTASSPKMSTHEPNPSPKQHHDSTASSPKMSTHDPNPSPKKHHDSTASSPKIHDSTPSPKKHHESTTSSPKTGKHESTPPKKHHECASSSPKTGTHESTTSPMKHHDSTTSSPKMVTHESTPSPKKHHDSTTSSPKVSTHEST